A part of Gossypium hirsutum isolate 1008001.06 chromosome A07, Gossypium_hirsutum_v2.1, whole genome shotgun sequence genomic DNA contains:
- the LOC107943767 gene encoding PX domain-containing protein EREL1 isoform X8, translating to MTKLLSDIDLSRSVTVASFLELEAAARSAFQEVNKCSSEPNVAGNSTISSNEIHPSSNTSHIAGCSSVTSDYGSDTAYETSELGSPRLGRDNSSDIGLADLTLDEDLSGSIENFVKYGMSNIDEGLSMGQTILEQLEDFPKHKTHRRNINKTLEKGTYNGNGSRASFLGADGLELFSEPEPAKMAGHARKLSTESVGSDVTSLRGSDTCNFRISNSSCDLPGTSEVLSTMGTLGKSDLQFSGATQIVLPLDQRHKMNRFLLTMQQGLVTAKTDMEDLIARLNQEIAVKGYLTTKVRDLEVELESTKQKSKENLQQALLIERERFTQMQWEMEELRRKLLEMQLKLNPKQDEMQITETTNHSAAKEKDAMLQELNASKEQLNIISKQYEELETKSKAEIKVLVKEVKSLRKSEKELKQEVDQSLSKISEVEVQLEHERQTSKRVRTAREKLLNECQLLRNRLLECNVNLSIDDDENLIKDSSLVEEALDLLTTSDDKITVLLAEVQLLAKEDSSAIEDTNNVHDNHYDTRIDDELRKIIADIFTDNAKLRKQVNSQLQHRLKCDIMSKNDDKELEKS from the exons ATGACAAAGCTGTTATCTGACATTGATTTGTCGAGAAGTGTCACAGTTGCGTCCTTTCTTGAACTAGAAGCTGCTGCAAGATCTG CATTCCAAGAGGTAAATAAATGCTCCTCAGAACCAAATGTTGCTGGAAATAGCACAATTTCATCAAATGAGATTCATCCCAGTTCAAACACATCTCATATTGCTGGTTGTTCATCAGTGACATCAGATTATGGTAGTGATACTGCTTATGAGACATCTGAGCTTGGGTCACCTAGGTTAGGGAGAGATAACAGCTCTGACATTGGTTTGGCAGATCTGACATTGGATGAAGATTTGTCAGGTTCAATAGAAAATTTTGTGAAGTATGGTATGTCCAACATTGATGAGGGACTATCTATGGGACAGACAATTTTGGAGCAGCTAGAAGATTTTCCTAAGCATAAAACACATCGCAGAAACATCAATAAAACTTTGGAGAAAGGTACTTATAATGGAAATGGCTCTAGAGCTTCATTTCTTGGCGCTGATGGATTGGAACTGTTTTCCGAACCAGAGCCTGCTAAGATGGCTGGTCATGCTCGAAAGCTATCAACTGAAAGTGTTGGGAGTGATGTAACTTCTTTGAGAGGTAGTGATACGTGCAACTTTAGAATTTCAAATTCATCTTGTGACCTTCCTGGAACTTCTGAAGTATTGAGTACCATGGGAACTCTTGGAAAATCAGATTTGCAGTTTTCTGGAGCTACACAAATAGTTCTTCCATTGGATCAGCGCCACAAGATGAATAGGTTTCTTTTGACAATGCAGCAGGGACTAGTCACTGCAAAAACTGACATGGAGGATCTTATAGCAAGACTAAATCAAGAAATAGCTGTGAAAGGTTATCTTACAACAAAG GTTAGGGATTTGGAAGTGGAACTTGAAAGCACCAAACAGAAAAGTAAAGAGAACCTGCAGCAAGCTCTCCTGATTGAAAGAGAAAGGTTTACTCAAATGCAGTGGGAAATGGAAGAACTTCGGCGTAAATTATTGGAAATGCAGTTGAAGTTGAATCCTAAACAG GATGAGATGCAAATAACAGAGACAACTAATCATTCTGCTGCTAAGGAGAAAGATGCAATGTTGCAAGAGTTAAATGCTAGTAAGGAGCAGCTGAACATTATCTCAAAGCAATATGAAGAGCTAGAGACTAAATCAAAAGCCGAAATTAAAGTTCTTGTTAAAGAGGTCAAGTCTCTTAGGAAATCTGAAAAAGAACTGAAGCAGGAGGTTGATCAATCACTATCAAAGATATCTGAGGTGGAG GTACAACTAGAGCACGAAAGACAAACCAGCAAGCGTGTAAGAACTGCTAGAGAAAAGCTGCTAAATGAATGCCAACTTCTTCGCAATCGTCTTCTTGAGTGCAATGTGAATTTGTCCATAGATGATGATGAAAATTTAATCAAGGATTCTTCCTTAGTTGAAGAAGCATTGGATTTGTTGACTACATCTGATGATAAAATCACTGTCCTACTTGCAGAG GTGCAACTATTAGCGAAGGAAGATAGCAGTGCCATTGAGGATACCAATAATGTACATGACAACCACTACGATACTAGAATAGATGATGAGTTAAGGAAGATCATCGCAGACATCTTCACTGACAATGCTAAATTAAGAAAGCAGGTGAATTCTCAACTACAGCATAGACTCAAATGTGATATCATGTCAAAGAATGATGATAAGGAATTAGAAAAATCTTAG
- the LOC107943767 gene encoding PX domain-containing protein EREL1 isoform X2, with amino-acid sequence MGLRRCLSGWIGVRPLVNGKSLYSLYIYVQNGRETVWPHDPQTGWSYSVTIPSWVVIPKARDSDPVVFYRVQVGLQSPEGVTTTRGVLRRFNDFLKLFTELKTAFPKKSLPPAPPKGLLRMKSRVLLEERRCSLEEWMTKLLSDIDLSRSVTVASFLELEAAARSAFQEVNKCSSEPNVAGNSTISSNEIHPSSNTSHIAGCSSVTSDYGSDTAYETSELGSPRLGRDNSSDIGLADLTLDEDLSGSIENFVKYGMSNIDEGLSMGQTILEQLEDFPKHKTHRRNINKTLEKGTYNGNGSRASFLGADGLELFSEPEPAKMAGHARKLSTESVGSDVTSLRGSDTCNFRISNSSCDLPGTSEVLSTMGTLGKSDLQFSGATQIVLPLDQRHKMNRFLLTMQQGLVTAKTDMEDLIARLNQEIAVKGYLTTKVRDLEVELESTKQKSKENLQQALLIERERFTQMQWEMEELRRKLLEMQLKLNPKQDEMQITETTNHSAAKEKDAMLQELNASKEQLNIISKQYEELETKSKAEIKVLVKEVKSLRKSEKELKQEVDQSLSKISEVEVQLEHERQTSKRVRTAREKLLNECQLLRNRLLECNVNLSIDDDENLIKDSSLVEEALDLLTTSDDKITVLLAEVQLLAKEDSSAIEDTNNVHDNHYDTRIDDELRKIIADIFTDNAKLRKQVNSQLQHRLKCDIMSKNDDKELEKS; translated from the exons ATGGGACTTCGCCGCTGCCTCTCGGGATGGATTGGAGTCCGCCCCCTCGTAAATGG TAAGAGCCTGTACTCATTATACATATACGTGCAGAATGGGAGGGAAACTGTTTGGCCACATGATCCTCAAACAGGATGGAGTTACTCTGTTACAATACCATCTTGGGTTGTCATTCCCAAAGCAAGAGATTCAGATCCTGTTGTG TTTTACAGGGTACAGGTTGGGTTACAGTCACCGGAGGGCGTTACAACTACACGTGGAGTATTAAGaagatttaatgattttttgaagCTATTTACTGAA CTAAAAACGGCATTTCCCAAGAAAAGTCTTCCCCCTGCACCACCCAAGGGATTGTTGCGTATGAAAAGCAGAGTTTTGTTGGAAGAG AGAAGGTGTTCATTGGAGGAGTGGATGACAAAGCTGTTATCTGACATTGATTTGTCGAGAAGTGTCACAGTTGCGTCCTTTCTTGAACTAGAAGCTGCTGCAAGATCTG CATTCCAAGAGGTAAATAAATGCTCCTCAGAACCAAATGTTGCTGGAAATAGCACAATTTCATCAAATGAGATTCATCCCAGTTCAAACACATCTCATATTGCTGGTTGTTCATCAGTGACATCAGATTATGGTAGTGATACTGCTTATGAGACATCTGAGCTTGGGTCACCTAGGTTAGGGAGAGATAACAGCTCTGACATTGGTTTGGCAGATCTGACATTGGATGAAGATTTGTCAGGTTCAATAGAAAATTTTGTGAAGTATGGTATGTCCAACATTGATGAGGGACTATCTATGGGACAGACAATTTTGGAGCAGCTAGAAGATTTTCCTAAGCATAAAACACATCGCAGAAACATCAATAAAACTTTGGAGAAAGGTACTTATAATGGAAATGGCTCTAGAGCTTCATTTCTTGGCGCTGATGGATTGGAACTGTTTTCCGAACCAGAGCCTGCTAAGATGGCTGGTCATGCTCGAAAGCTATCAACTGAAAGTGTTGGGAGTGATGTAACTTCTTTGAGAGGTAGTGATACGTGCAACTTTAGAATTTCAAATTCATCTTGTGACCTTCCTGGAACTTCTGAAGTATTGAGTACCATGGGAACTCTTGGAAAATCAGATTTGCAGTTTTCTGGAGCTACACAAATAGTTCTTCCATTGGATCAGCGCCACAAGATGAATAGGTTTCTTTTGACAATGCAGCAGGGACTAGTCACTGCAAAAACTGACATGGAGGATCTTATAGCAAGACTAAATCAAGAAATAGCTGTGAAAGGTTATCTTACAACAAAG GTTAGGGATTTGGAAGTGGAACTTGAAAGCACCAAACAGAAAAGTAAAGAGAACCTGCAGCAAGCTCTCCTGATTGAAAGAGAAAGGTTTACTCAAATGCAGTGGGAAATGGAAGAACTTCGGCGTAAATTATTGGAAATGCAGTTGAAGTTGAATCCTAAACAG GATGAGATGCAAATAACAGAGACAACTAATCATTCTGCTGCTAAGGAGAAAGATGCAATGTTGCAAGAGTTAAATGCTAGTAAGGAGCAGCTGAACATTATCTCAAAGCAATATGAAGAGCTAGAGACTAAATCAAAAGCCGAAATTAAAGTTCTTGTTAAAGAGGTCAAGTCTCTTAGGAAATCTGAAAAAGAACTGAAGCAGGAGGTTGATCAATCACTATCAAAGATATCTGAGGTGGAG GTACAACTAGAGCACGAAAGACAAACCAGCAAGCGTGTAAGAACTGCTAGAGAAAAGCTGCTAAATGAATGCCAACTTCTTCGCAATCGTCTTCTTGAGTGCAATGTGAATTTGTCCATAGATGATGATGAAAATTTAATCAAGGATTCTTCCTTAGTTGAAGAAGCATTGGATTTGTTGACTACATCTGATGATAAAATCACTGTCCTACTTGCAGAG GTGCAACTATTAGCGAAGGAAGATAGCAGTGCCATTGAGGATACCAATAATGTACATGACAACCACTACGATACTAGAATAGATGATGAGTTAAGGAAGATCATCGCAGACATCTTCACTGACAATGCTAAATTAAGAAAGCAGGTGAATTCTCAACTACAGCATAGACTCAAATGTGATATCATGTCAAAGAATGATGATAAGGAATTAGAAAAATCTTAG
- the LOC107943767 gene encoding PX domain-containing protein EREL1 isoform X5: MMQRRSPPKHRHDGTSPLPLGMDWSPPPRKWNGRETVWPHDPQTGWSYSVTIPSWVVIPKARDSDPVVFYRVQVGLQSPEGVTTTRGVLRRFNDFLKLFTELKTAFPKKSLPPAPPKGLLRMKSRVLLEERRCSLEEWMTKLLSDIDLSRSVTVASFLELEAAARSAFQEVNKCSSEPNVAGNSTISSNEIHPSSNTSHIAGCSSVTSDYDLTLDEDLSGSIENFVKYGMSNIDEGLSMGQTILEQLEDFPKHKTHRRNINKTLEKGTYNGNGSRASFLGADGLELFSEPEPAKMAGHARKLSTESVGSDVTSLRGSDTCNFRISNSSCDLPGTSEVLSTMGTLGKSDLQFSGATQIVLPLDQRHKMNRFLLTMQQGLVTAKTDMEDLIARLNQEIAVKGYLTTKVRDLEVELESTKQKSKENLQQALLIERERFTQMQWEMEELRRKLLEMQLKLNPKQDEMQITETTNHSAAKEKDAMLQELNASKEQLNIISKQYEELETKSKAEIKVLVKEVKSLRKSEKELKQEVDQSLSKISEVEVQLEHERQTSKRVRTAREKLLNECQLLRNRLLECNVNLSIDDDENLIKDSSLVEEALDLLTTSDDKITVLLAEVQLLAKEDSSAIEDTNNVHDNHYDTRIDDELRKIIADIFTDNAKLRKQVNSQLQHRLKCDIMSKNDDKELEKS, from the exons ATGATGCAGAGACGGAGTCCACCGAAGCACAGGCACGATGGGACTTCGCCGCTGCCTCTCGGGATGGATTGGAGTCCGCCCCCTCGTAAATGG AATGGGAGGGAAACTGTTTGGCCACATGATCCTCAAACAGGATGGAGTTACTCTGTTACAATACCATCTTGGGTTGTCATTCCCAAAGCAAGAGATTCAGATCCTGTTGTG TTTTACAGGGTACAGGTTGGGTTACAGTCACCGGAGGGCGTTACAACTACACGTGGAGTATTAAGaagatttaatgattttttgaagCTATTTACTGAA CTAAAAACGGCATTTCCCAAGAAAAGTCTTCCCCCTGCACCACCCAAGGGATTGTTGCGTATGAAAAGCAGAGTTTTGTTGGAAGAG AGAAGGTGTTCATTGGAGGAGTGGATGACAAAGCTGTTATCTGACATTGATTTGTCGAGAAGTGTCACAGTTGCGTCCTTTCTTGAACTAGAAGCTGCTGCAAGATCTG CATTCCAAGAGGTAAATAAATGCTCCTCAGAACCAAATGTTGCTGGAAATAGCACAATTTCATCAAATGAGATTCATCCCAGTTCAAACACATCTCATATTGCTGGTTGTTCATCAGTGACATCAGATTATG ATCTGACATTGGATGAAGATTTGTCAGGTTCAATAGAAAATTTTGTGAAGTATGGTATGTCCAACATTGATGAGGGACTATCTATGGGACAGACAATTTTGGAGCAGCTAGAAGATTTTCCTAAGCATAAAACACATCGCAGAAACATCAATAAAACTTTGGAGAAAGGTACTTATAATGGAAATGGCTCTAGAGCTTCATTTCTTGGCGCTGATGGATTGGAACTGTTTTCCGAACCAGAGCCTGCTAAGATGGCTGGTCATGCTCGAAAGCTATCAACTGAAAGTGTTGGGAGTGATGTAACTTCTTTGAGAGGTAGTGATACGTGCAACTTTAGAATTTCAAATTCATCTTGTGACCTTCCTGGAACTTCTGAAGTATTGAGTACCATGGGAACTCTTGGAAAATCAGATTTGCAGTTTTCTGGAGCTACACAAATAGTTCTTCCATTGGATCAGCGCCACAAGATGAATAGGTTTCTTTTGACAATGCAGCAGGGACTAGTCACTGCAAAAACTGACATGGAGGATCTTATAGCAAGACTAAATCAAGAAATAGCTGTGAAAGGTTATCTTACAACAAAG GTTAGGGATTTGGAAGTGGAACTTGAAAGCACCAAACAGAAAAGTAAAGAGAACCTGCAGCAAGCTCTCCTGATTGAAAGAGAAAGGTTTACTCAAATGCAGTGGGAAATGGAAGAACTTCGGCGTAAATTATTGGAAATGCAGTTGAAGTTGAATCCTAAACAG GATGAGATGCAAATAACAGAGACAACTAATCATTCTGCTGCTAAGGAGAAAGATGCAATGTTGCAAGAGTTAAATGCTAGTAAGGAGCAGCTGAACATTATCTCAAAGCAATATGAAGAGCTAGAGACTAAATCAAAAGCCGAAATTAAAGTTCTTGTTAAAGAGGTCAAGTCTCTTAGGAAATCTGAAAAAGAACTGAAGCAGGAGGTTGATCAATCACTATCAAAGATATCTGAGGTGGAG GTACAACTAGAGCACGAAAGACAAACCAGCAAGCGTGTAAGAACTGCTAGAGAAAAGCTGCTAAATGAATGCCAACTTCTTCGCAATCGTCTTCTTGAGTGCAATGTGAATTTGTCCATAGATGATGATGAAAATTTAATCAAGGATTCTTCCTTAGTTGAAGAAGCATTGGATTTGTTGACTACATCTGATGATAAAATCACTGTCCTACTTGCAGAG GTGCAACTATTAGCGAAGGAAGATAGCAGTGCCATTGAGGATACCAATAATGTACATGACAACCACTACGATACTAGAATAGATGATGAGTTAAGGAAGATCATCGCAGACATCTTCACTGACAATGCTAAATTAAGAAAGCAGGTGAATTCTCAACTACAGCATAGACTCAAATGTGATATCATGTCAAAGAATGATGATAAGGAATTAGAAAAATCTTAG